The following nucleotide sequence is from Myxococcus stipitatus.
GGCAGGACGTGGGAGACGAACTGGTTCGTGGAGCACACCCGCGTGAAGGGGGGCTAACATGGGAGGGGATGGCCAGGAACTCACGGTCCGTCTTCTCCGTCGACGTGTCGGGGTTGGAGCCCTCGCGCGAGCAGTCCGTCTCCGCCCGCATCCGCGACAGGCTGCGCACCGCCATCCGGAGCGGGGCCCTCGTGGGCAACGCGCGCCTGCCGTCCAGCCGCACGCTGGCGCGCGACTTCGGCGTGGCGAGGAACACCGTGGACGACGCGCTCGGACAGCTCGTCTCCGAGGGCTACATCGTGCGGCGACGCGGCTCCGGCAGCTTCGTGTCGCCCCGGCTCCCCGAGCATGACGCCCCGCCGCTCGTCCCCGAACGCGAGGCGGAGGGGGCGGGCGCGGCGGTGACGCGGCCCCGCCTGTCCCATCGCGCCCTGTCGCTGCGGACCCATCCCGGGCACTCCTCGCCCGCCCGGTCGATTCCCTTCACACCCTCGCTCCCTCCCCTCCGGCATTTCCCGCGCGACGTCTGGAGACGGCTGCTGGGCCGCGAGGCCGCGCGTCCCGGGAGCGACTACTGGGGCTATGGCGCGAGCAATGGCCTGCCCGCACTGCGCGAGGCGATCGCCGCCCACGCCTCCGCCATGCGCGCGGTGCGGTGCACCCCGGAGCAGGTCGTGGTGGTGACGAGCACGCAGCAGGCCGTGGAGCTCGCGGGCAAGGCGCTCGCGGACCCGGGCGACCGCGCCTGGATGGAGCTGCCCGGCTATCCACCGGTGCGGCACTGCTTGCGCGCGGTGGGCGTGGACGTCGTCGACGTGCCCGTGGACGACGAAGGGTTGGAGGTCGACGCGGGACGTCGGCTGGCTCCGGACGCCCGCCTGGCGTACGTCACGCCCGCTCACCAGTATCCGCTGGGGTGCGAGATGTCGCTGGCGCGAAGGAAGGCGCTGCTCGCCTGGGCGCGCGAGGCCGGCGCCTACGTCCTCGAGGACGACTACGACGGCGACTATCGCTACGAGGGACGTCCCATCGCCTCCCTCCAGGGCATGGATGACGCGGGGCGCGTCGTCTACGTGGGCAGCTTCAACAAGCTGCTCTTCCCGGGGTTGAGGTTGGCGTACGCCATCGTCCCGGAGGCCCTGGTGGGCGCGTTCATCGACGTGAAGCACGTGGCGGATGGCCACACGGCGCTGCTGACGCAGGGGGTGCTGGCGGCGTTCATCCAGGAGGGGCACCTGGCCCGTCACCTGCGCAGGGCGCGCGCCACCTATGACGAGCGGAGGCGGGCCTTCCTGGAGGAGGCGGCCGTCCTCGACCCGTGGTTGGAGTTCGGTCCGGCGAGGGCCGGCATGCACGTCACCGCCCGGTTTCGGGAGCACCTCGCGGGCCGCGTCGACGACAAGGCGGTCAGCGAGGCCTGTGCCCGCGAGGGTATCGAGGTCCACCCGCTCTCACGCTATGGGGCCACGGGGCGGGGAGGGCTCGTCTTCGGTTTCGCGGGGGCCACTCGCGCCGCCACGCGCACGGGCCTCCAGGCCGTGCGGCGGGTGCTCGAGGGCCGTGCTCAGCGGGGAATCGCGTAGGTGCCCACGGCGTGGGCCACCGGCTCCGGGAGGCCCTCGGAGTAGAGCGACACCTCGCCCACGGCGAGCGTCCGACCGAGCTTCAGCAGCTTGCACACGCCGATGATGCGGCGGTCCGCGGAGGGCTTGCGCATGAAGTTGAAGTTCAGGCTCGTGGTGACGGTGAGCGGGACGATGCCAATCTCACCGAGGATGGCGGCGTAGAGCGCCAGGTCGGCGGTGGCCATGAGCACCGGCCCCGAAACGGTGCCGCCAGGCCGCAGCTCCGCGACGGTGATGTCATGCGCCACGGTCGCCGACCGGTTGCCCACTTCCAGGACATGGACCCGTGTCTGCGGAAACTCCGCGGCGATGAAAGCCGAGACCTCTTGCTGGGTTGCCATGACTCGAGTGTGCAGGAAATGCCCCGGCGCGGGTAGCGCGGGATGGACGGGCGCGCGAGCCCCGGCGACCGCCACCACCGCGCCCAGGCGCTCGCGCGGCGCCTCCGCGGGGCTGTGACGGGGAGTCCGGCTTGGCCTCGACAGCTGGCGGCAAGCACAAGACGCCACACCGCGCAGACGGCGTGACGGGGAGTCGGGCTGGGCCTTGGTCGTCGTCGGCAAACACCAGACGCCACCTCGAGCCGATGCCGTCGTGACGGGGAGTCCGGCTCGGTCTCGACAGCCGGTGGTAAGCACAAGACGACGCGCCGCGCCGATGCCGTCGTGACGGGGAGGCCGGCTCGGCCTCGATAGTCGGCGGCAAGCACAAGACGCCACGTCGAGCCGATGCCGTCGTGACGGGGAGTCCGGCTCGGTCTCGACAGCCGGTGGTAAGCACAAGACGACGCGCCGCGCCGATGCCGTCGTGGCGGGGAGTCCAGTTCGGCCTCGGCAGTCGGGGCGGTGTCGGGACGACGACGAACAGTTGTCTCGCCTCGATGGCCAGGCCGCACGGGGACGTCACCTCAGGCGCCCCGTGGCGGCGGAAGCCGAGGCCGTGCTCACTCAGCCCGCCCGGAGCATCCCGACACGGAGCGTGGCCGGACCTGGACCGCCCGTCCGCCTGCTTGCCCCGTTTTCCGTCACGATGCGGTGACAGTCCGGGCGAGTGCCCGGACACTGGAACATTCGATTCCGCCACCCCGGTCCGGCGGATAGGGTCCGTGAGACATGAGTCACATGTGCAATCGGATGGTGGAAGTGCGAGGCGTCGTGGCGGGCCTCCTGGTGTTGGTTCCCTGGCTGGTCGTCGCCGCGCCCGCACGGGTGGATCCCGCGGAGGCGCTCATCGGGGTGTGGGGAAGCGAGCGCGTCCTCGGGCCCCAGGTCCGAGGGGAGCTGACCCTGGTCCGCCGGGGGGAGGTGTGGCGCGCGCGCATCGCGGGCTTCGACGCCCCGGCCCGCGTGGAGGGGCGGAAGGTGAGCGTGGTCCTTCCCGGCGGACAGGGCGAGCTGCGCGGCGCCCTGACGGAGGATGGCCAACGCGTCACGGGACATTGGATCCAGCCACGGGTGGACATGAGCGGCATGAAGTTCGCCACGCCGGTGACGCTGGGCGCGCTCCAGCCAGGGGTCTGGCGCGGCGACGTGTCTCCCCTGGAGGATCGCTTCTCGCTGTATCTCGTCGTCCGCAAGCAGGAGGACGGCGCCGTGGTCGCGTTCATCCGCAACCCGGAGCGCAACTTCGGCAACAGGCTGTTGTTCCGTGTCGGACTCCAGGAGGGCGTCGTGCGGCTCACGCCTGTCGCGGGCCGCGTCCAGCTCGAGGGCACGTACGACGCGGCGGCGGGGCGGTTGTCCCTCCTCGTCCCGGCGTTGGACCAGACCTTCGACTTCACCCGGCGCGGCCGCGACCAGGCCGTGGGGCTCTACGCGCGCACGCCCTCGCCGGGCCCGTATGTGTACCAGCCCCCCATCGCGGAGGCCGACGGCTGGGCGACGGCCTCGCTCGACGAGGTGGGCATGGCGGTGGAGCCCGTCCGTCAGCTGGTGCAGGGCATCCTCGACCAGGAGCCGGGCCCGGAGTCCGCGCCCGCCATCCAGGGCCTGCTCATCGCGCGGCATGGGAAGCTCGTCGTCGAGGAGTACTTCCAGGGCTTCGACAAGGAGCGCCCGCACGACCTGCGCTCCGCGGCGAAGAGCTATGCCTCCGTGTTGATCGGCATCGCCCTGGAGCATGGCGCGCCGTTCACCGTGGACACGCCCGTCGTCTCGCTGTTCCCCGAGTACAAGGGCGCGCTGAAGCAACTGGACGCACGCAAGCGCCGGCTCACCGTCGCGCACCTCATGTCGATGTCCACGGGGCTGGCCTGTGATGACGACGACCCCGCCTCCCCGGGGAACGAGGATCGGCTCGATGAGAGCGTGCCGGACTGGTACCGGTACACGCTGGACCTTCCCATGGTGGCCGACCCCGGCAAGCAGGGCGTGTATTGCTCCGCGAACATCAACCTGCTGGGCGGGGTGCTGCGCAACACCACCCGGCGATGGATTCCGGAGTTCTTCCACGAGCACCTCGCCACGCCGCTCCAACTGCGCGACTACCACCTCGACCTGATGCCCGACGGCGAGCAATACCTGGGCGGTGGCATCTACATGCGCCCGCGCGACGCGCTGAAGCTCGGTCAGCTCTACCTGTCCGGAGGGACCTGGAACGGCCGGCGCGTGGTGAGCCAGCGCTGGGTGGAGCGCTCCACGGCGAAGCACGCGACGATGTCGGACGGGCGGACCTACGGCTACTCCTGGTGGCGGCACGAGCTGAAGGTGGGGGACCGCGTGTACTCGCAATACGAGGCCAGCGGAAATGGCGGCCAGCTGGTGATGGTGGTCCCCGAACTGGACCTCGTCGTGATGTTCACCGCGGCCAACTACAACCACGTGTCCATCTGGCGGAAGTTCCGCGAGGAGCTGCTGCCCCGCTACATCCTCGCCGCCGTCGAGCGGGGGTGAGCCCGCGGCGGGAATCGTGCGGTTCCCGCCGTGTCGTCGCGTGGCGATGGATGGGTTCCCCGCGGAATCCGGCTGCTCCCGGCCTCCGTGGGCCGGGGCTCGCGACGCTGGGCGCGGGCGTGGCTGGGCCCGCCCCTCGAGGTGCCCGGGGCTCAGCGCGGCGTCATCTTGAGGAGTCGTCCGTTGGGCTCGTCGGTGAGGAGGTAGAGCGCGCCCTCGGGTCCCTCGACGACCTCGCGGATGCGGGCGTTGCCGGCGGGCTTCAGCCGCTCCTCGCCTTGCACGCGGTCGTTCTTCATCACCAGCCGCACGAGCGCGTGGCCGGCGAGCGCGCCGATGAAGAAGTTGCCCTTCCATTCGGGGAAGAGCTTGCCGGAGTAGATGGCCATCCCCGAGGGCGCGATGACCGGGTCCCAGAAGTACACCGGCTGCTCCATGCCCGGGCCCTGGGCGCTGTCGTGGATGGGGGCGCCGGAATACTCCCGCCCATAGCCGATGGTGGGCCAGCCGTAGTCCTTGCCGGACTCCACGAGGTTGAGCTCGTCACCCCCGAGTGGCCCCATCTCCACTTCCCAGAGCCGGTTCTGACCGTCGAGCGCCGCGGAGAGGATGTTGCGGTGGCCCCGCGAGTAGATTTCCGGCCGCGCGCCCACGCGACC
It contains:
- a CDS encoding serine hydrolase domain-containing protein codes for the protein MVEVRGVVAGLLVLVPWLVVAAPARVDPAEALIGVWGSERVLGPQVRGELTLVRRGEVWRARIAGFDAPARVEGRKVSVVLPGGQGELRGALTEDGQRVTGHWIQPRVDMSGMKFATPVTLGALQPGVWRGDVSPLEDRFSLYLVVRKQEDGAVVAFIRNPERNFGNRLLFRVGLQEGVVRLTPVAGRVQLEGTYDAAAGRLSLLVPALDQTFDFTRRGRDQAVGLYARTPSPGPYVYQPPIAEADGWATASLDEVGMAVEPVRQLVQGILDQEPGPESAPAIQGLLIARHGKLVVEEYFQGFDKERPHDLRSAAKSYASVLIGIALEHGAPFTVDTPVVSLFPEYKGALKQLDARKRRLTVAHLMSMSTGLACDDDDPASPGNEDRLDESVPDWYRYTLDLPMVADPGKQGVYCSANINLLGGVLRNTTRRWIPEFFHEHLATPLQLRDYHLDLMPDGEQYLGGGIYMRPRDALKLGQLYLSGGTWNGRRVVSQRWVERSTAKHATMSDGRTYGYSWWRHELKVGDRVYSQYEASGNGGQLVMVVPELDLVVMFTAANYNHVSIWRKFREELLPRYILAAVERG
- a CDS encoding PLP-dependent aminotransferase family protein, producing the protein MARNSRSVFSVDVSGLEPSREQSVSARIRDRLRTAIRSGALVGNARLPSSRTLARDFGVARNTVDDALGQLVSEGYIVRRRGSGSFVSPRLPEHDAPPLVPEREAEGAGAAVTRPRLSHRALSLRTHPGHSSPARSIPFTPSLPPLRHFPRDVWRRLLGREAARPGSDYWGYGASNGLPALREAIAAHASAMRAVRCTPEQVVVVTSTQQAVELAGKALADPGDRAWMELPGYPPVRHCLRAVGVDVVDVPVDDEGLEVDAGRRLAPDARLAYVTPAHQYPLGCEMSLARRKALLAWAREAGAYVLEDDYDGDYRYEGRPIASLQGMDDAGRVVYVGSFNKLLFPGLRLAYAIVPEALVGAFIDVKHVADGHTALLTQGVLAAFIQEGHLARHLRRARATYDERRRAFLEEAAVLDPWLEFGPARAGMHVTARFREHLAGRVDDKAVSEACAREGIEVHPLSRYGATGRGGLVFGFAGATRAATRTGLQAVRRVLEGRAQRGIA
- a CDS encoding PaaI family thioesterase codes for the protein MATQQEVSAFIAAEFPQTRVHVLEVGNRSATVAHDITVAELRPGGTVSGPVLMATADLALYAAILGEIGIVPLTVTTSLNFNFMRKPSADRRIIGVCKLLKLGRTLAVGEVSLYSEGLPEPVAHAVGTYAIPR